One region of Rhodocaloribacter litoris genomic DNA includes:
- a CDS encoding LacI family DNA-binding transcriptional regulator: MARDRVTIADVAHRAGVSVGTVSAVLNNRPTVRERTRRRVLAAIDELGYQPSPSARALAATQGDGNVFERAIGLIIKEVDNPFYAEVVIGAQEYLAARGYLSFVCTSEGSYEKEGELLKAFRNRFVQGAVIAPILDARADLSHLFMLRRAEYPFVLLEAVQGLPVNVVSVDNVRAAQRAAAYLLQGGHERIVHFAGPPYTQHTRDRILGTEKAFSQSHLRFTDDVIIPAGAHLHDGYEAAMKYFGARRRLRPTGVTCFNDLVAMGVLRALHELGIRVPDEVSVVGFDDIPQAAYLSTPLTTVRVPKREMGERAAALLLAWIEARDKGTAGAPRHIVLEAELVERASTRTW, encoded by the coding sequence ATGGCTCGAGACCGGGTTACGATTGCAGACGTGGCACACCGGGCCGGGGTGTCGGTCGGGACGGTTTCGGCGGTGTTGAACAACCGCCCGACGGTCCGGGAGCGCACGCGGCGACGCGTGCTGGCCGCCATCGACGAACTCGGATATCAGCCCTCGCCGTCGGCGCGGGCGCTGGCCGCCACACAGGGGGACGGCAACGTGTTCGAGCGGGCCATCGGGCTGATCATCAAGGAGGTGGACAACCCGTTCTACGCCGAGGTGGTCATCGGCGCGCAGGAATACCTTGCCGCCCGCGGGTACCTCTCGTTCGTGTGCACGTCGGAAGGGAGCTACGAGAAAGAGGGCGAGCTGCTGAAGGCCTTCCGTAACCGGTTCGTGCAGGGGGCCGTCATCGCCCCGATCCTGGATGCCCGGGCCGACCTGTCCCACCTGTTCATGCTGCGACGCGCCGAGTACCCGTTCGTGTTGCTGGAAGCCGTGCAGGGCCTGCCGGTGAACGTCGTCAGCGTCGACAACGTCAGGGCCGCACAGAGGGCCGCCGCCTACCTGCTTCAGGGCGGGCACGAGCGGATCGTGCATTTCGCCGGACCGCCCTACACGCAGCACACGCGGGACCGCATCCTGGGTACGGAAAAAGCCTTCAGCCAGTCCCACCTTCGCTTCACGGACGACGTCATCATTCCGGCCGGGGCACACCTGCACGACGGGTACGAGGCGGCCATGAAGTACTTCGGGGCGCGCCGGCGCCTGCGACCCACCGGCGTCACTTGCTTCAACGACCTGGTGGCAATGGGGGTGCTGCGGGCGTTGCACGAACTGGGCATCCGTGTGCCCGACGAGGTATCCGTCGTCGGTTTCGACGACATCCCCCAGGCGGCCTATCTGTCCACCCCGCTGACGACCGTGCGTGTGCCCAAACGCGAGATGGGCGAGCGGGCCGCCGCGCTCCTGCTGGCGTGGATCGAGGCCCGGGATAAGGGAACGGCCGGTGCTCCCCGCCATATCGTGCTGGAAGCCGAGCTGGTCGAACGTGCTTCGACCCGCACGTGGTAG
- a CDS encoding TonB-dependent receptor, translating to MMMRRLFRRIALVGVLGTLAGAAVGAETTGKIAGVVTEAATGQPLPGVQIVIEETGQGTVTNLDGYYMILNVRPGTYTLVFKYIGYADVRVTNVQVEPDKTTTLDVRMEETVIEGEEVVVVAERPIVQMDRTTTTAFVGEEELEALPVTNLGEVINQQAGVVDGHFRGGRLGEVAYLINGVPINNPYTNSAALEVEKNMVSALEVISGVFNAEYGQAMSGVVNIVTKGVPRRWTGSFAVETGGVVSSRELEFVRRLAAPGAGLRYDDFTSETVSYTEAARFPGQQDLQLSLGGPLWRDRLGLRVTGRYLYSEGHVIGRRLFMPSDSSQNLSAGNPETWLIESTGDQAFVPSHMRRYSFNGALTYQLLPGVRLEYNLVWQDATGRNITHQQKYVPDGINRWYNSSQLHLFSVRLTPSARSFANLNYSYLRDRGASRLYDVPEDFTETGLLDRRYVSSRLSSLEGGNAFDVGGNDLFNARDRTVTHTFLADYTNQISRVHQIKAGFSARLHRIDNGSYGIEVSSRTGWLPMPSPEPFARDTLRARPYELAAYVQDKMEFKNLIVNAGLRFDYFDPDYEIPLDWTQANQRYIPVIDADGQATGDSLYNRRPARARYQISPRLGIAFPISATGVIRFSAGLFFQVPQLSILYTNPEYEVNPADASTYFGNPALNPERTLHFEVGLQQGLTEDLGVELTLFAKDIRNLTGVEIQRDVRTTTNFVRYINRDVGATRGITFSLYQRPGGPVTWDLDYTLQFAGGTSSDPDEAFQRYQSGEEAILSLVRLDWDRRHVLNASITVHPGKALSLTLFGRYQTGTPYTTIRRFIRSYIKNNADRPSGFITDLRLYLRPPVLDERLRLILQVDNLFDAMIHYGVYEDTGRGDESVTKEQFERTGTQPGGVNSLDEYFFRQSWFSAPRQVYFGLRYDF from the coding sequence ATGATGATGAGACGGCTGTTCAGGCGGATCGCGCTGGTGGGGGTGCTGGGGACCCTGGCCGGTGCCGCGGTCGGTGCGGAGACGACCGGCAAGATCGCCGGGGTCGTCACCGAGGCCGCCACCGGGCAGCCCCTGCCGGGGGTGCAGATCGTCATCGAGGAGACCGGCCAGGGCACGGTCACCAACCTCGACGGCTACTACATGATCCTCAACGTTCGGCCCGGCACCTACACGCTGGTCTTCAAATACATCGGGTATGCCGACGTGCGGGTGACGAACGTGCAGGTGGAGCCGGACAAGACGACCACGCTCGACGTGCGGATGGAGGAGACGGTGATCGAGGGCGAGGAGGTCGTCGTGGTGGCGGAACGGCCCATCGTGCAGATGGACCGGACCACAACCACCGCGTTTGTGGGCGAGGAAGAGCTGGAAGCCCTGCCGGTGACCAACCTGGGGGAGGTGATCAACCAGCAGGCGGGCGTCGTCGACGGGCACTTCCGGGGCGGTCGCCTGGGCGAGGTCGCCTACCTGATCAACGGCGTGCCGATCAACAACCCCTACACCAACAGCGCGGCGCTGGAGGTGGAGAAAAACATGGTTTCGGCCCTGGAGGTCATCAGCGGGGTCTTCAACGCCGAGTACGGCCAGGCCATGTCCGGGGTGGTGAACATCGTCACGAAAGGGGTGCCGCGCCGGTGGACCGGTTCGTTCGCGGTCGAGACGGGAGGGGTGGTCAGCAGCCGCGAGCTGGAATTCGTGCGGCGCCTGGCCGCTCCCGGCGCGGGCCTGCGCTATGATGACTTCACGTCGGAAACGGTTTCCTACACCGAGGCGGCCCGGTTCCCGGGCCAGCAGGACCTGCAGCTTTCGCTGGGCGGGCCCCTCTGGCGCGACCGGCTGGGCCTGCGCGTTACCGGGCGCTATCTCTACTCCGAGGGCCACGTGATCGGGCGCCGGCTCTTCATGCCGTCGGACTCGTCGCAGAACCTGAGCGCCGGCAACCCCGAGACCTGGCTCATCGAATCCACCGGGGACCAGGCGTTCGTGCCCTCGCACATGCGGCGCTACTCGTTCAACGGCGCCCTGACCTACCAGCTCCTTCCCGGCGTGCGCCTCGAGTACAACCTGGTCTGGCAGGACGCCACCGGGCGCAACATCACCCACCAGCAAAAATACGTGCCCGACGGCATCAACCGCTGGTACAACAGCAGCCAGCTGCACCTGTTCAGCGTACGCCTGACGCCCAGCGCACGGTCGTTCGCCAACCTCAACTACAGCTACCTGCGCGACCGGGGCGCCTCGCGCCTGTACGACGTGCCGGAGGACTTCACGGAGACAGGCCTGCTGGACCGGCGCTACGTCTCTTCCCGGCTCAGCTCGCTCGAGGGCGGCAATGCCTTCGACGTGGGCGGCAACGACCTTTTCAATGCCCGCGACCGGACCGTCACCCACACCTTCCTGGCCGACTACACGAACCAGATCAGCCGGGTCCACCAGATCAAGGCCGGCTTCTCGGCCCGGCTGCACCGGATCGACAACGGCAGCTACGGCATCGAGGTCAGCTCGCGCACGGGCTGGCTGCCCATGCCTTCGCCGGAACCCTTCGCCCGGGACACCCTGCGGGCCCGCCCCTACGAGCTGGCCGCCTACGTCCAGGACAAGATGGAATTCAAAAACCTGATCGTAAATGCCGGCCTCCGGTTCGATTATTTCGACCCCGACTATGAGATCCCTCTCGACTGGACGCAGGCCAACCAGCGCTACATTCCCGTCATCGATGCGGACGGGCAGGCGACGGGCGACTCGCTCTACAACCGCCGCCCGGCGCGCGCCCGCTACCAGATCAGCCCGCGTCTCGGGATCGCCTTCCCCATCTCCGCCACCGGCGTCATCCGCTTCTCGGCCGGGCTGTTCTTCCAGGTGCCGCAGTTGAGCATCCTCTACACGAACCCCGAGTACGAGGTCAACCCGGCCGATGCCAGCACCTACTTCGGCAACCCCGCGCTGAACCCCGAACGCACCCTGCACTTCGAGGTGGGCCTGCAGCAGGGACTCACCGAAGACCTGGGCGTGGAGCTGACCCTCTTTGCCAAGGATATCCGGAACCTGACGGGGGTGGAGATCCAGCGCGACGTGCGCACGACCACCAACTTCGTCCGCTACATCAACCGGGACGTGGGCGCTACCCGGGGCATCACGTTCTCCCTCTACCAGCGCCCGGGCGGGCCCGTCACCTGGGACCTCGACTACACGCTGCAGTTCGCCGGGGGCACCTCGTCGGATCCGGACGAGGCCTTCCAGCGCTACCAGAGCGGCGAGGAGGCCATCCTGTCGCTGGTGCGGCTGGACTGGGACCGGCGGCACGTGCTCAACGCCAGCATCACGGTCCATCCCGGCAAGGCCCTTTCCCTGACACTCTTCGGGCGGTATCAGACCGGCACCCCGTACACCACCATCCGCCGCTTCATCCGTTCCTACATCAAAAACAACGCGGATCGTCCCAGCGGCTTCATCACGGACCTGCGCCTCTACCTGCGCCCCCCGGTGCTCGACGAACGGCTGCGGCTGATCCTGCAGGTGGACAACCTCTTCGACGCCATGATTCACTACGGCGTCTACGAAGATACCGGCCGGGGCGACGAGTCGGTCACCAAAGAACAGTTCGAACGCACGGGAACGCAGCCGGGCGGGGTCAACAGCCTCGACGAGTACTTCTTCCGTCAGAGCTGGTTTTCCGCACCCCGGCAGGTCTACTTCGGGCTTCGGTATGATTTCTAG